Genomic segment of Vulpes lagopus strain Blue_001 chromosome 7, ASM1834538v1, whole genome shotgun sequence:
AGGGGCGCTGTGCTCAGTGTCAGGGGTGTCTGGGAAGGGGCTATGCTCCCATCTGGGTGGGATGCATGCAGGGAGAGCAGGAAAGGGCCCTTTTAACATTTAAGTGGTACAGTAAGGCAGTGGCcctgtgcctagcacagagtgAGTACCTGCATTTGTTAGTTGTTCTAGGGAAGCCGGTCCTTGAAGGAGTAGTGAGCCTTAGTGAGGCAGAGAGCACGCGGAGAGAAGGGATGCTCAGAACTGGCATGGTTTGGTGATGATGCTCTGTGGGGGGAGGGCTGTTCCTCTTAACAGACACCCACAGAGTGCAGAGCTGGAGTCCGCTTTGCAGGATCCTGTGACACTGAGATTCGCCTGTGAAGAGAAAAGAGCTTGGGCTTCAGATTGAATCCATATGTACTGCTGAGGAGCTCCGTAAGCCTGGGTGGAGCTCCCCAATGTCCCCCAAGTCTCGCTCACTGCATCTGTACACAGGGGCCGACCATGGTGTCCAGTTTATGGGGCCATTGTGAATAGGAAGTGAGATGAGTCGTGTACATGCTCCAGGAAGTGAGATGAGTCATGTACATGCTCCAGCATCATGCTGGCCTCGTGGTAGGTGCTAAACAGTTGCCCTCTTGCCTGTCTCTGCAGCCAGCATTCGCTTGTTGAAGGCCACCAAGATCTGTGTGACAGGCAAGGGCGACCACCAGTCCTACAGCTGCGTGAGGTGCAATTACACAGAGGCCTTCCAGACTCAAACCAGACCCTCTGGTGGCAGAGTGAGTgcactgaggcacctgggtgttgCTAAAGCTAGCCCCTTTGCTTGGGGTGGGGatgcaggggttggggtggggggctgggggtgatgTGTCGGACACCTAGGCTGCTGAGCAGGATGCCTGGCCACTTCTAGCCTGTGTGCCTTGGGCAGGTCAGtagctctgggcctcagtttccccatcagcAAAGAGAGGGGGGAGCTGAACTGAAATTCTATCCTGGCTCTAAAAGTTTacacttctcccattctgtggcttaCCCTGGCAAATTGCGTGGCCTACATTCCTGTAGTGGACAGTTATAAATGAAAAGGGCAGTACACAAAGGTCTATATTTCTGCCCTGCAGTGTTTTAGAGATTCAGGGGTTCTTTGCCTTGCCTTTCAGTGGACGTTTTCCTACATAGGCTTTCCTGTAGAGCCCAACACACTCTACTTCATTGGAGCCCACAATATCCCCAACGCAAATATGAATGAAGACCCCCCTTCCATGTCTGTGAACTTCACCTCAGCAGGTAAACTCTTCTCAGTCCTCTGTCATCCTGTCTTGCTGGGATGCTTGCTGCGGTCCATGTGCTTTGGTCCAGAGAGGCTGGAGTGCCCTGGACAAGGCATTTGGCCTCGCTGAGTCTGCTTTCCTCCTGTGTGACACAGATGTAGTAACCCTAGGCTGGATCACCCGTTCGGTACGCCAGTCCTGTCCTCTGTCTCTGGCGAAGCATCCAAGCCAAATGGGGCCATTGTCCAATTGCTTGCTGTGCTTTGAGCTTGTGGTCCAGGGTGTTCCAGCTTTCTCCATGAGACCAAcctcattttgaaaaatagaaatgtcttGCTTTGGAATAAATTTGCAAAGATAATACAAAGAATTGTGTAGATGTCCAAAGAATTCCCATAGGGCTCTCACCCAGTGTCCCTCATCATTAACCTGTGACATCACCGTGgtatatttatcaaaactaagaaaccaacATCGGTACACTTCTATTAACTATACTGCAGACTTGATTGGGATGTTGCCTGCTTTTCCATGAATGCCCACTTTCTGTTCCAGACACATTTAGTCCTGGTGTCTCCTGTGTCCCCTGGTCAGTCACAGGCTTCGAgtctttctttgttcttcatgACCGTCTGGAGTGCTGGCTAGGCCTCTTGCAGAATGTCTAGtctgggtttgtctgatgttcaTCTCATGATTAGCCTGGGGATGTGTGTTTTTGGAGAGATACTGCAGAGGTAGAGTGTCCTCCCTGCCAGCGGGGGTGGATGACATCCACATGACCGTACTGGTATCTGCCAGCTATCTCCATTGTAAATCTACTGACTCTCCATTTCTCTACTCTAGTTTTTGAAGCAAGTGACTGAATCTGCGTCACTCTGGGGTACGGCTGTGGAGAAGGGGcagtatttacatatattatcaaaCCTCATTTTCAAAGGTTTGAGTCTCCTAGGGATCACAGATGCTATTCTGATAAAGACTGTATTTAAATTAGACTCTGGTTATCACTTCATGCGTAATCTTCTGTTTAACAGTCAAATGTTAGGTTCCATTTAAGTTTGCTATCTTACCTCACATCTTCAGTGTTCTGGCAATTTGTTACAAGTGTGGTAATCCTGTGCTGTGTGTGCCTGTTGGCAAGGGATTGGAGCAGAGATACCTTTTTCTAAAACGTAAAAACTTTCCTCCGCATCTCCAGGCTGCCTAGACCAcataatgaaatacaaaaaaaagtgcATCGAGGCAGGTAAGTAAACACAGTGTTTGCTTTTGTTATTAGAAGAAACTGGATCCAATATGGCTCAATCCGTCTcccatgaagaaactgaggcccagagcagaggAGTTATGTGTCCAAGTTGCACAAAGAGGGCTGATCCCAGCACTGTGCCCGCTGAATCAAGCAGCCTGTCCAGAGAAGGACCGACCCTGAGTAGATTTAGATAGTGAGCAACAGTCACAGAAAAACACCCACTACCTCGGGTGAAATGAACATTTCTGCCCACACTGCACTTTTGGTGGTGCTGATGGAAGGCCCCTCCTGACCGGAGGGGGGTCTCTAAGTCCTTTCACCTGCTCAGACAGCAGTACCACTGACCTCTGGCCATGGGGGCCCTGTGAACTTCTGTTTGGGTTAGCAAATATTCAAAGTGGAAGTGTTAGCTATAAGTGACCTAGATGCATATTCTCAACCTGTGTCATCAATGGGGTTCACCTCTCACATGCCAGACTACTAGAACCTGCCACTAGTCCCTTCAGGATCATCAGTCCCAAATGTCCACTTTCCAAGGATTTTGAAAGGGTGTGTGTAAATTTCTGGGAAATATGGTCTTGTGATGCTAATGAGGCTAGAGCTTTGTACTTTCTCTCTTGCCTCCCCACAAGAGATCTGGACTATGGAGGGCACGGTGGGTGTGAGGAGCTCTGAGGGACTTCAATCAGTCCTAAACCTCCACTCCTAAAGACAGCTCTGAGCTAGGGCATGAAATGCTCTCCCAGGTGGGGAAAACAATGCACGCTATCATCTCTCGTGTTCCTGGAAATAAACCTGGGTGCTGATTTGCAAGTCACAACCATCAACTGACTTTTTCTCGTAGAGTAGGCCTCTCAGAGTATCTGCTAAGCGTTGAGGCATTTCCTTATTCCTTCACATCCAGTAAAGCCAGCAGAATGGTCTCTTGGGACTCAATGTTCTAGTAGCTGTAGTCCTGATCCTGAATTCACTTGCTCTGTAATCTTAGACATGTCTTCTGGCCTGtagctcctcctccccatcctggaaaggagaaaatactgACCCTACTAgcttaactcaaaatggatgttGAGAATAGGCGGGAGTACTAGAACCCCATCTGTGCCTCCCACACCCCCAGCCCAGGTAAGTTATCTTACGCAAAGCAGAGACGTGGGGCTGCTAAACATTCTTGGGCAGCAGGTACCAATGATTAATAGAAAATATACTGCAGTGGAGCCCGAATCTCTTGGATGCATGTATGCCTGAGGACTTAGACTTGTTTTGGTCAAGCCCTTTGGGGGACTTAAATGAGGGACAGTTTGCAACTCCATCAATGTGATTCTCTCTTGACTCAGGAAGTCTGTGGGATCCAGACATCACTGCTTGTAAGAAGAACGAGACGACGGTAGAAGTGAATTTTACAACCAGCCCCCTTGGAAACAAATACATGGCTCTCATCCAAACTAACATTGTAATTGGGTTTTCTTACATGCTGGAGGTACTTCTTCATTTCCTACCACCACCTCCATCCTCAGCCTCCAGCCTTCCTTACCTTCTTGACAAAAAACGTAGAAGCTCTAGGATTCCTCAGACAAGCCCTCAATTTTAACAGAGCGCAGGGACTGTCCGTTGTCCAAATGTCCTGAGCTATTTTGATTCATtcagcagagaaagacaagtcTCTGGGACATCCCTGGAAATGTCCCTGAGAATCTAACACCAACAAAAAGTAGGTATTTCAGAAACGAATGCTTGTTCACACAGAGTCTAGTGAATTGAGGGTCAGTTTGGGAAAGACAGTTTCTCCACTGGCTGTATGGCTATGTGTGTGTTGTCCTCACTCGGACGGCTCACGGTTCTCGATTTTGTCTCACTTAACCTGCACCAGAACCAACCCCCAACTCGAGCTTCGGTGGTGATCCCAGTAACCGGGGAAAGTGAAGGTGCTGTGGTCCAGGTAAGGTTCCACGGGGGGGTTTGGGGCGGGCAGGGGCACACGGAAAGGGCTGGTTCACGTTACCGCTTCCATGTGCTCCCTCCCCAGCGAAGTCCTGTTAcagaggccagggcaggaggctgacctcagggtcatgagcccttttgcttttattttttaatgttttttattcatttatttattttaaagattttatttatttattcatgaaagacagagagagagagaggcagagacacaggcagagggagaagcaggctccatgcagggagcttgatgtgggactcgatcccgggtctccaggatcacgccctgggccgaaggtggtgctaaaccgctgagccacccagggatcccctattttttttaatgttttttaaaaaatattttgagagagagagagaacaggcagagtggcaggcagagggagagggtgaaacaggctccctgctgagcaaggagcccaacctgggtctcaattccaggaccctgggatcatgaccgaagCTGAAGgtgatgttgttttttttttttttttaagattttttttatttactcatgagagatccagagaaagaggcagagacacaggcagagggagaaggagactccccacagggatcccaatgcgggactcgatcccagacccggggatcacgccctgagccaaaggcagatgctcaactgctgagccacccaggcctccgcCCTTTGACTCTTATTCATGACTGTTGACTTTCCATTTTTAGTCACAGAGCCTCAGAGTAATTCTGAGACAGGAGTACCATTTAATTCTCCCAACTGCAAAATGAAGCAACAAAGGATTTGAAATCAGGTTTCGGTTGTGATCGGTGTACCAACTTTGAAGGGCCAGCTGCCTGTCCTCTCAGGGCCACCACTGACTCAGCTGGAAAACAGGAAGTTGGATCAGAGATGCTCTCGGGTCTCTTTCAGTTCATGATGTGGGGACAGGAGGGTCATGGTGGGACACAGCCATGCCCGAGATACAAGCTTTTGTTTCTCATTCCCTGGAACATAAAGGCAGTACtcagacacggcagagggagcaGATACCTGTCAGCACCCCTGGCCGTACCCCTTTTCCAGGGAATTAGGCTTTTCTATTCCCAGGGGACCTATCTGTCAATAGCTCTACTgctctgggttttttttagaggaaatatttgtatatgtatggGATGTGACCTAACCCTTTTAGATAAGGAAACCAACATGTTAGCAACATGTACAAAGTTTAGGCTCACAATTCAGGAGTCAGAGCGTGTTTGGTCTTGagtcattgttttctttgtttttgtttttgtttttttaagatttatttattcatgacagaccaagagagaggcaggctccctgtggggagcccgatgtgggattcgatccctgaacctgggatcacgccccgagctgaaggcagatgctcaaccactgagccacccaggcatccctggtttggattttaaggttttttttatgaAAGTGTGACCAAGGGAAAAAGTGTCCTCTTAcaatgctgggggtgggggtgcagttCAAACCAGAAGAGAAAGGGTAGAGGCGTTTTCGGTGGAAGTAGGCATTCTGCTCAGGTCTTGCTCTGAAGCATGATGGTAATTTGCTGAGCCTCCTGTTTTTCCCTCAGCTGACTCCGTATTTCCATACTTGTGGCAATGACTGCATCCGACGGAAAGGGACAGTTGTGCTTTGCCCACAAACAGGTATCTGTCTTTCCCCCTGGATAGTCGTAAGTGCCCAGCCATTTCCACCGGGTCATCAGAGAGGTTCAGGGCCTCAGGGGCCCACTGGCCACCCCACTCAGCGTGTGCCAGGGCGCGTGCCTGTCCTGCGTGAGAGTGAGAGCTGGGGTGCAGGGGCAGATGTTGAGGCCGTGCCAGAGGGCCCGTCACCTGAGAATGAAGGCTTTATTTAGGAATTCACTGCAAGATCCTTTATAAAACAGGATACACACATGAAGTGGGGAAAAATAAACAGTGCAAAATGGATGCGGAGAGCACTACGAGGACTAGCTGGGAAGTCAGTGGTGTTAGAGGACTGAGTATGTAAGGTGCATGTCACTGCAACTCTGATCTTCTGACCAGTCGCAGTGGCCCTGGCCTGTTACTGTACCTTGGTGTGGTCACACAGCCAACATTTGGATAACAAATTAGGAATACtggcccccccccaaaaaaaaaaaatgaatactggCCCCAAAAGACACGCCTCACTGGTGCCTGAGAGCAGCATATTTGGGAAAACGTCTCTCTGGATTCGGAGACGTTAGTTCTCTCattacagataaacaaaatgttccCAGAACTAGCTTGAGGTGGAGTCAAAAGTTAGAAAGTGTTATTCTTAGAAACTCAGCTGAACAAACTGACAACCCAGGTGCCTGATAATGCTGACTTCTGTGTGGGCACAGTGCCTATGGGTTTCTGAGCTTACCTGACCGACAttcctgcgggggggggggggtagcatTACCCCGTTTGCCAGTCTAACACAACAGCCTTTGAAGATGGCATCTGTGTATACTATTAAGTAACCATGCCCAGAACAACCTCAATTCATCACAACAAAAAAACTGAATACAAACTCTAGTTACCACAGTGATAACGCCTTCATATATGTGGAGTAAGACGCCCAAGCCAATTTAGGGGAATTTCTTgctttgcgggggggggggggggggggggggggcggggggagggtgtACTTTCTTAACCTCTTGGGTCCCTTATCCCTTCTGACAATCTAATGAGTGGCCTGTACACTGCGGAAAAATGCACCAATCTGCAGACACCCTAGcgatattctgttttgttttaaagattttatttattcacgagagacacacagagaaaggcagagacatgagaagagggagaagcaggctccccatggagagcctgactcagaactagatcccagaactccaggatcatgccctgagctgaaggcagatgctcaaccaccaagccacccaggcatccctagactgTTGATTTTATAGGAATCTAACCTATATAGAGTGAAAATCTTAGTTTCCAAATAGAAGATAAATATGGTTTTGCTGAAGgtaaataaacttttgttttctcCAGGCAGAAGCATATTGGGTGGCTggctgcctctcttcctctcagctCTGCTAGTAGCCACATGGGTGCTGGTGGTTGTGATCTATCTAATGTGGAAGCATGGTAAGTGTTACAATTCAGTTCtttaaaacaacccaaatgtgaattttttttttttttttaagaggattcTTCTCGAGGCAATCCCATTTTGGTGTTACGACAAGAGTCAGGTAGCACTGATGTAACGCCATAGAGCTTTCCAAAAATACCCATCAGTACCCAAGTACGGATGACTGGGTCACATTTGCCAAGGCAGAGCAGGGATGAGGACCTCAATCTGGTCACTACCACTGGTAgtgaccagattttttttcttttatcatgagGCATCTAAAAGGACAGCAATGAGCAAAAGATAGCTAATAAATTGCATTTTGCCTGTAATAGGTACTCCAagctagttccttttttttttttttttttttttttaagatttatttatttattcatgagagacacagactgagagaggcagagacacaggcagagggagaagcaggctcctcacagggagcccgatgcgggacttgatcccggatcccgggatcatgatttgagctgaaggcaggcgcccaaccactgagccagtgtGCCTagtcccactttttaaaaataattcttccatGCATAAGAACACCACACACTTGAATCTATGTATTTGAGACCTTGCCAACACTCAAGACACTGAGGATTTGAATACGGAAACCAGAGAGTATTTATACAGATACCTGAAAacttctgcttctcctcttcacATGGAGCCAAATCTAAACGTACCCTCTGAGTTATTTGTGATGTTGTGCCTAGAACAAGGTTAACCTCATAACCTTAGTACGGAAGCCATGTGGAACGCTGACCTTGGGAATACTTCTATTCGGGGAACATGCTTGGCCTGTTATTAAGTTATAGTACTTTCACATATAGTTTCTGTTCTTAGAGCACATACAAAATTCCAGTTCAGTTCCAGCTGAAATGGG
This window contains:
- the IL17RB gene encoding interleukin-17 receptor B isoform X5 encodes the protein MVRHTLTPGDLRDLQVEPVKSSAAMEDYSILMNVSWRLRADASIRLLKATKICVTGKGDHQSYSCVRCNYTEAFQTQTRPSGGRWTFSYIGFPVEPNTLYFIGAHNIPNANMNEDPPSMSVNFTSAGCLDHIMKYKKKCIEAGSLWDPDITACKKNETTVEVNFTTSPLGNKYMALIQTNIVIGFSYMLENQPPTRASVVIPVTGESEGAVVQLTPYFHTCGNDCIRRKGTVVLCPQTGRSILGGWLPLFLSALLVATWVLVVVIYLMWKHERTKKASFPTTTLLPLIKVLVVYPSEICFHHTVCYFTEFLQNHCRSEVILEEWQKKKIAEMGPVQWLTTQKKAVDKVIFLLSNDVSSNCDNTCGQREGSPHESSQDLFPLAFNLFCSDLRSQTPLDKYMVVYFRDADTKDEYSALSVCPKYHLMKDAAAFCTELHVKQPVSGEKRLTACFL